One Ovis aries strain OAR_USU_Benz2616 breed Rambouillet chromosome 4, ARS-UI_Ramb_v3.0, whole genome shotgun sequence DNA window includes the following coding sequences:
- the INSIG1 gene encoding insulin-induced gene 1 protein: protein MPRLDDHLWRGPCAKGTKHRSHPRASTRGLVAKAGEMINSSGSGPSLLAAHGAPGTDPAHGLQSTGVGGQGSSGHVNSWHHHLVQRSLVLFSVGVVLALVLNLLQVQRNVTLFPDEVIATIFSSAWWVPPCCGTAAAVVGLLYPCIDSHLGEPHKFKREWASVMRCVAVFVGINHASAKLDFANNVQLSLTLAALSLGLWWTFDRSRSGLGLGITIAFLATLITQLLVYNGVYQYTSPDFLYIRSWLPCIFFSGGVTVGNIGRQLAMGVPEKPHSD from the exons ATGCCCAGACTGGACGACCACCTCTGGAGAGGTCCCTGTGCCAAGGGCACGAAGCACAGAAGCCACCCGAGGGCCAGCACCAGAGGGCTGGTGGCCAAAGCGGGAGAGATGATCAACTCCTCGGGGTCAGGCCCCTCTCTGCTGGCAGCCCATGGCGCCCCGGGCACTGACCCCGCTCACGGGCTTCAGAGCACTGGTGTGGGGGGCCAGGGCAGCAGCGGCCACGTCAACAGCTGGCATCACCACTtggtgcagaggagcctggtgctgtTCTCGGTGGGGGTGGTCCTGGCCTTGGTGCTCAACCTCCTGCAGGTCCAGAGGAATGTCACCCTGTTCCCGGACGAGGTCATCGCCACCATCTTCTCCTCCGCCTGGTGGGTTCCTCCGTGCTGCGGGACGGCAGCGG CTGTGGTCGGCCTGCTGTACCCCTGCATCGACAGTCACCTCGGAGAGCCGCACAAGTTCAAGCGGGAGTGGGCCAGCGTGATGCGCTGCGTGGCCGTCTTCGTGGGCATCAACCACGCCAGTGCT AAACTGGATTTTGCCAATAACGTTCAGCTCTCCTTGACATTAGCAGCACTGTCTCTGGGCCTCTGGTGGACATTTGATCGTTCAAGAAGTGGCCTGGGGCTGGGCATCACCATAGCCTTCCTGGCCACCCTGATCACGCAGCTGCTGGTGTACAACGGAGTCTATCA gtACACGTCCCCAGATTTCCTCTACATCCGCTCCTGGCTGCCCTGCATCTTCTTCTCGGGAGGTGTGACCGTGGGAAACATAGGACGACAGCTGGCCATG GGTGTCCCCGAAAAGCCACACAGTGATTGA